CCCTGACTGTTACCTCATTGTCCGGTCTCTCTGCCATGCCGTGTTTAGCATAAGAGCTGCAGGGGTGTCGGCGAGGCTCGGCCGACGGATATCCACTCTGTGTTGTGCAAAGTGGTCTGTATTAGTACTTGTTTATCATCTGTCTTCTCTCCTGATCAGGTGCTCGTAGAGCGGTATCAGCGTCGACAtgttcttcttcgtcttcttgtTTTCACGCAGTTGACGTCCAAACTCTGCGGTCTTACCGCCACCTGCTGGGCTGTAACGGGACCTACACGATAGTGTCGATAGGatttatacatataaatatttacttgtgttaaatgaattattttttggaaattaaaaaaatatacatcaaacatgcactatgaaATATGAACTGTTCTGACTCTCAGGTCTATGCTGTTTGtagcctatagcacatttaTAAGACAGAAGCTGACACAAAGTCCTTTAAagacaggcacatttacattgcaggtcttcataaaagtttgaaaatacataaaaagctCACAAACTGTTCTCCACGACACAAGCTGCCTTTATAAGTTCAAAGTATCACTATCTGCATTGGTATTAGCAATACTGGCCCTGtttttacttggtatcagagtgataccaagtaaaatctGCAGTATGGCACAGCACTAATGGGGCACTTTACAAACTTTATAAACGAGGACTATCTCCAACAATAACATCATTCTtagattttctctgacacagCTTTGCATTACAGAATTGATTTTCATGATTTTAATGAAGAAATTATAGCGGAACTGTTACTGCTGCCATATTTTGCCTGTGGCATGGTCTTTATGAATAATTGGAGATAGATAAGATGGCTATGAAAGCTGAATTTAAAAAGCATTTGATACTTATACGCAAAAAAGTTTTTGAAGGAGtttttgaaatgtgaatagagAAGCAGACTGTTAGTGCTTGTCAGGTCTGTTGTATATCATGTCTGTTGAAAAAAATGATGGATTGAAGACAATATTTTCTGCTTCTCCCActctttgagttgttttttcCACTCTAGCTGTGAACATTGAACATTATCCCAGATCCCATAGGGCAAGTGGCAGAATACACCCTgtacaggttgccagtctgtcactGGGCTAAACCATAGAGTCACTGTGATGGCACTCAGGTGAGGTCCTGTTGTGAAGACTCAGAGTTTTGATGCTACTTTCGTGACACAAACACTGACATAATAAGTTGATGTAATTTTGACACCAAGAACCACTGCACACCCATACAACAGCAACTACGGTCCCAAGGCAGACCTACCTACACCATACCCTGCTTTATTaaacattttgattttaaattgggCTATCTTTCTGCCCATCCACTttcttccacttgtccagttcAGGGTAGCTGGTGAGCTGAAGGGTAACAAGATATCATAGAGTGAGAGAGAAGGTAAACCCTGGAAAGGCTGCCATGTGTCTTAAACATAGAGATATACTACCATTCAAGCCTATGGTCAATTAAGAATCACcaagttaacctaaccccacgcATATCTTTGGGAGGAACTGGAAAACTCAACGAGGACCTAGGAAAATATgtggaaaacatgcaaactccatgtGTTGCGCAACAAACAATATTTCTATAGCGAAAGGTGAGGAACTGGTTAAATGCGAAAGttaggggattttttttaaacatatagtGGGAATTTTGATTTGCAGCAGTTAAATCACTGAAATATATGTTAACCTAAAAAGTTGAATTATATTCTGAAGGAATTTGGTGTCGAGGATGTTAAATAATAAGGAGAAAGTATATTTCCACCTCCTAAACCCCTAAAGTGAAAGAAGATTCAAAAGAAGCAGTAAAATGAGATTTACAACTGAATTCTTAACATCGTGGTTTAAGTTGGATGTGAATACGTGTGTCCTCTGTGAGAATGACAACGACAATTGTTGTTTTTACACGTTTTCTGAAGAATGGGTGAAGCTGGCCAGGGCAGCTGGATTGCCACCTTTGACGGTAAAAATATTCTACACTACGGAATTAtgcaaaacactgacctttacACCCACTTCTGTCTTTATTATTCTCCCCGTTTTCCTTACACAGCGCtgtgaatacatttaaatacataaataaataaatatattgcaGTTCTGCCTGTCAAATGAAGTTCAGGGCAAAGCTTCCCCAAGTTAAAATTTGAGTCGCGGGATGACTACGTCATTCAACACGCGACGACGAGCTGGCTTCTCCATGCTGTTTATCTAGAGTCCagcgtgtgtgtttttgactCTATCTTGCTGCGATTTTCGTCTTTAGTCATGGAGAAAAAAGGCTCAAATCCGGTTGGGAAAAAACTGAAACCCCAAAAGATGAAAGCGAGCGTCGACCCCGTCAGAAACTTCgagaaatggaagaaaaagTACAACCGGACCAAAGCACGAGTGAAGCAAGAGAGGGCGCAGAAGAAGAAGCCCGAGTGGCAGGTAGAACGAGAGTACATCGATAAGCTGGTGAGCAGGTATGGAGAAATCAACCTCAAGGAGGTTGTCAAGTTCTCAGACTTCCCCATTTCTAAGAAGACCTTGCTGGGCCTGCAGGAGGCTCAGTATCGGCAGCCTACGGAGATCCAGCGGCAGACCATCGGCTTCGCTCTGCAGGGGAAAGATGTTCTCGGTGCGGCTAAAACTGGCTCCGGTAAGACTTTAGCCTTTCTCATACCGGTCCTGGAGTGTCTCTACCGCCAGCAATGGAGCTCCATGGACGGCCTCGGTGCTCTCATCATCTCTCCCACCAGAGAGCTCGCCTACCAGACCTTTGAAGTCCTGCGCAAGGTGGGCAGGAACCACGAGTTTTCTGCAGGGCTCATCATCGGCGGAAAAGACCTGAAAAGCGAGTGTGAGAGGATTCACCGTACCAACATTGTCATCTGCACCCCGGGCCGACTCCTCCAGCACATGGATGAAACAGCCACCTTCCACGCCTCCGACCTCCACATGCTGGTCCTGGATGAGGCAGACCGCATTCTGGACATGGGCTTTGCAGATACGCTCAATGCCATCGTGGAGAATCTCCCCAAGTCCCGGCAGACTCTGCTGTTTTCTGCCACGCAAACCAAATCAGTCAAAGACCTGGCCCGGCTCAGTCTCAAAGATCCGGAGTATGTGTGGGTGCACGAAAAAGCCAAGTTCAGCACGCCAGCCACGCTGGAGCAGAACTACATCGTGTGTGAGCTCCACCAGAAGGTCAACATGCTCTACTCATTCATTAGGAGCCACCTAAAGAAGAAGATCATAGTCTTCTTCGCCTGCTGCAAGGAGGTGCAGTACCTGTTCCGAGCTTTCTGCCGTCTCCGGCCAGGCATGCCCATCCTGGCTCTGCATGGAAAACAGCAGCAAATGAAGAGGGTGGAGGTGTACAACGACTTCCTCAAGAAGCAAAACGCTGTGCTTTTTGCCACCGACATAGCTGCCAGAGGCCTGGACTTCCCTGCCGTCCACTGGGTGCTGCAGTTTGACTGTCCAGAGGACGCCGACACATACATCCACAGGGTGGGCCGGACGGCCAGGTACAAGGAGGGTGGAGAggccctgctgctgctgctgccctcGGAGGAGAAAGGCATGGTGAAGCAGCTGGAGGAGAAGAAAGTTCCCATCAACAAGATACAAGTGAGACATCATCTACCTATTacaccccaacacacacacattgttcAGTAGGTTTatgtaaaaaagcaaaaaaataactgtttgatgtttttactCCATTTAGAAGGAAATATTTCAAACCCTCAGTACAACACTTTGCATTTCTCCCCAGTAATTACAAGTTAGTATAACACCGTTAATATCTGCACAAACTGCTGTCCTAACGAGGTGTGCACATGTCAAATAACTTTTTGATACTTTTTAAGTATTACTACAAATCTGACAGAAAAGTTAGTGAAAAGACTCACAGTGGTGATGACAGCAACTCAGATTTAGGACCAAGTACAGGTAGATATAATATGATTATGCTATACCCAATACTGCTGATACAGCTTCAAatattgtaaaataataataaaaaacctTTATGTCCACACATCTCTGCCCTCAAATCTTCACCGCAGAGCTGTACTAGTCTTA
The genomic region above belongs to Pelmatolapia mariae isolate MD_Pm_ZW linkage group LG15, Pm_UMD_F_2, whole genome shotgun sequence and contains:
- the ddx10 gene encoding probable ATP-dependent RNA helicase DDX10; the encoded protein is MEKKGSNPVGKKLKPQKMKASVDPVRNFEKWKKKYNRTKARVKQERAQKKKPEWQVEREYIDKLVSRYGEINLKEVVKFSDFPISKKTLLGLQEAQYRQPTEIQRQTIGFALQGKDVLGAAKTGSGKTLAFLIPVLECLYRQQWSSMDGLGALIISPTRELAYQTFEVLRKVGRNHEFSAGLIIGGKDLKSECERIHRTNIVICTPGRLLQHMDETATFHASDLHMLVLDEADRILDMGFADTLNAIVENLPKSRQTLLFSATQTKSVKDLARLSLKDPEYVWVHEKAKFSTPATLEQNYIVCELHQKVNMLYSFIRSHLKKKIIVFFACCKEVQYLFRAFCRLRPGMPILALHGKQQQMKRVEVYNDFLKKQNAVLFATDIAARGLDFPAVHWVLQFDCPEDADTYIHRVGRTARYKEGGEALLLLLPSEEKGMVKQLEEKKVPINKIQVNPDKLQNVQQKLEAFLAQEKEQKERAQRCFVSYLRSVYLMKNKEVFDAFKIKLHEYALSLGLAVAPRVRFLSKAQAQKVEKEEQEEEESEEEEELRKFKAQLKGEVSHEEQQNSESDESSEDEDSDDEGGLDTSKTLTVSAGDNEDDDDLRDLDLLTVKRKDVFNLTEDQSPEDPENDPKKKTEKETKYKEAKKILKRKFQVNTKVTFNEEGEAVQLWPPVQRAVTAEDEGEEEEEEVSGIDVEKARERLKREDQEFDKQEYSRKVKAKHREKRLKERAARKEASKRDQNKSDEEDEVVAYLANDSEDEFDPSTLPDPDKVNSSSSSSSSEDEEVEMEMGSSKRQHSSEEEEEEDSEEEDEKHTAGKRRKVSDEDDEHTALDTGLSLAEDEELVLQLLGGRR